Sequence from the Piscinibacter sp. HJYY11 genome:
GAGATGCATTGGCGCGCCCCAACACCGAACGGGGCGGGTGGGCCCCACTCGCGTCGAAACGTCAGGCGCCCTGGATTTGGGGGACGCACAAGTCAGTATCATGAGTGACTGATTGCCAAAGAGCGTCGACGCCGCGAGAAGCGCGCTCATTCCTTTGTCCACGCAGCCTATTGAAAGTTGATCGATGTTCGGACGAAGCCGGTTGGCGATAGGCGTTGGCGTAGGCCTGACGATCGGCTTTCTGGCGCTGATCGTGATCGTGGGCACGACCATCTGGCTGGTGGAACGCGGCAACAGCCTGTTCCAGCAATCGGCATTGCAGCGCGCCATCCGCATCGCCGCGGTGGAACTGCGGGATCATGTGCGCACTGCCGAGTCGAGCCAGCGCGGATTTCTTCTGACCGGCAACCAGATCTACCTGGCGCCATACGACACGGCCAAGACGCGCGCTCTCCAGGAGCTGGCGGATCTGGCCCGGTTGCTTCCACCCGATGCACCCAACCGGGCCATGCTCCCCAGGTTGTCGGAAGCGGTCAACCAAAAAATCGGGGACATGGACTCCAGCATCGCGCTGAAGAGCGCGGGCCGCGATGCCGAGGCACTTGCACTGCTAAAGCGCAATCGCGGCAAGGCGCTGATGGATGAAATCAATGTCTTTCTCTATGGCGCCATACTGCTCGCCGACGAGAACGGCACGCTCAACAGCGCAGAGCAGCAACGCAATGCTTCGCTGCTGCGGTGGATATCGGCCGGTGCCGCCGTGGTCATCGTCCTGGTGGTGTTGGTGGTGGCCTTCACCGTCTACCGCAATGAGCAAGACCTGAAACAGGCCCGCGACGAAGTGCGGGCCATCAACCTGACCCTGGAAGAACGGGTGAAGACCCGCACGGCTGATCTGGCCCTGGCGCGGGAACGTGCAGAAGTCCTGCTGGCCGAAGTCAATCATCGAGTCGCCAACAGTCTGCAGCTGGTGGGGGCGCTGGTGCTGATGCAGCTGCGCTCCGTCACCGACACGGCGGCCAAGGATGCCTTGCGCGAAACGCAATCGCGGATCAATGCCATCTCGCTGATCCACAAGAGCCTCTACACATCCGGCGACGTGACGAACGTGGCACTAAACGACTATCTGGGCGCCATGCTGACCAACCTGGAGACAGCGATGAAGAAGGACGGCCACACCGCCATCCTGAAATGCTATCTGGAGCCCATCTCGCTGCGCACAGACGCCAGCGTGAGCCTGGGCGTCGCCGTACAGGAACTGGTCACCAACGCCT
This genomic interval carries:
- a CDS encoding sensor histidine kinase; the encoded protein is MFGRSRLAIGVGVGLTIGFLALIVIVGTTIWLVERGNSLFQQSALQRAIRIAAVELRDHVRTAESSQRGFLLTGNQIYLAPYDTAKTRALQELADLARLLPPDAPNRAMLPRLSEAVNQKIGDMDSSIALKSAGRDAEALALLKRNRGKALMDEINVFLYGAILLADENGTLNSAEQQRNASLLRWISAGAAVVIVLVVLVVAFTVYRNEQDLKQARDEVRAINLTLEERVKTRTADLALARERAEVLLAEVNHRVANSLQLVGALVLMQLRSVTDTAAKDALRETQSRINAISLIHKSLYTSGDVTNVALNDYLGAMLTNLETAMKKDGHTAILKCYLEPISLRTDASVSLGVAVQELVTNAFKYAYPGDKPGEVRVRLKRLEDGKAELTVEDDGVGIAPNAPRAGTGLGSKIIQTMASALQTHVEYINRRPGTAARLVLTTANA